One Trichoderma atroviride chromosome 7, complete sequence DNA segment encodes these proteins:
- a CDS encoding uncharacterized protein (SECRETED:SignalP(1-18)~CAZy:GH27) — protein sequence MLSKSALVVAASVAVVEAIDNGLARTPQMGWNNWNSFGCDVSEHLLLDHAKLISEYGLQDLGYGYVVLDDCWSDGRDRKGKLVVDKKKFPRGMAAVADDLHAQGFLFGMYSSAGELTCARYAGSLDHEKDDAQSFADWGVDYLKYDNCYHMGRFGTPLISFERFNAMAEALKATGKNIFYSLCNWGEDYSYSWAASIGNSWRIFGDIYDSFARPDDLCSCNDPANPACIAPGTHCSVLAIINRVVPYIDRGLPGGWNDLDMLEVGHGGMTEEEYKAHFTMWAALKAPLLLGTDLRKWSGSDLSIVTNPAVIAINQDPRGRAVQRVRRNFNVPKDEWGVGETHIWSGPLANGDQILIFLNVADEDLDMGATLEEIFLTNGVGGTAPQNKNDWAVYDLWGKTGAAMSSEDAQAVLDADSASARKQKLQKLNWYNSTETSYAEGLKREDPRLFGERVGLIKSGGRFDVHVPRHAAKAYRLRSVGGEKFKQKSHLQKDEL from the exons ATGTTGTCCAAAAGTGCGCTGGTTGTCGCAGCCTCTGTGGCTGTCGTAGAGGCAATCGACAATGGTCTAGCTAGAACCCCGCAGATGGGATGG AATAATTGGAACTCCTTCGGCTGCGATGTTTCTGAGCATTTGCTGCTTGACCATGCGAAGCTCATCTCCGAGTACGGCCTTCAAGACTTGGGATACGGATATGTCGTCCTAGATGACTGTTGGTCCGATGGTCGCGATAGAAAGGGTAAACTGGTTGtagacaagaagaagtttCCTCGCGGAATGGCTGCCGTTGCAGACGATTTGCATGCTCAAGGCTTCTTATTCGGCATGTACTCAAGCGCTGGTGAATTGACATGCGCACGATATG CTGGTTCTTTGGACCATGAAAAGGATGACGCTCAAAGCTTTGCGGATTGGGGTGTTGATTATCTCAAATATGACAACTGCTACCACATGGGTCGCTTCGGCACTCCTCTCATTTCGTTCGAGCgcttcaacgccatggcaGAAGCTCTCAAAGCCACAGGCAAGAACATCTTTTACAGTCTTTGTAATTGGGGTGAGGACTACTCATACAGT TGGGCTGCGTCGATTGGTAACTCTTGGCGCATTTTCGGAGACATCTACGACTCTTTTGCCCGACCAGATGATCTATGCTCTTGCAATGATCCCGCTAACCCGGCTTGTATTGCTCCTGGCACTCACTGCTCGGTTCTCGCCATCATTAACCGAGTCGTTCCTTATATCGACCGCGGTCTTCCAGGAGGATGGAATGATCTCGATATGCTTGAAGTTGGTCATGGTGGTATGACTGAGGAGGAG TACAAAGCTCACTTCACCATGTGGGCAGCCCTGAAGGCGCCGCTCCTTCTTGGAACCGATCTTCGCAAGTGGTCAGGTTCCGACCTTTCTATTGTCACCAACCCGGCTGTGATTGCCATCAACCAAGATCCCCGTGGCCGTGCCGTTCAGCGTGTCAGACGTAACTTCAACGTTCCCAAGGACGAGTGGGGTGTCGGCGAGACTCATATCTGGAGCGGTCCTCTCGCAAACGGAGACCAgatcctcatcttcctcaacgtCGCCGACGAGGACCTTGACATGGGTGCTACGCTCGAGGAAATCTTCCTCACGAATGGCGTTGGCGGCACTGCCCCTCAGAACAAGAATGACTGGGCTGTCTATGATCTATGGGGCAAGACTGGTGCTGCTATGAGCAGTGAGGACGCCCAAGCTGTCCTTGACGCCGACAGTGCTTCAGCCCGAAAGCAGAAGCTACAAAAGCTGAACTGGTATAATTCGACCGAGACCTCCTACGCTGAGGGTTTGAAGCGCGAGGATCCGCGGTTGTTTGGCGAGCGCGTTGGTCTGATCAAGTCTGGTGGCCGCTTTGACGTCCATGTGCCCAGACATGCTGCTAAAGCCTACCGCTTGCGTAGTGTGGGCGGTGAGAAGTTTAAGCAAAAGAGCCATCTACAAAAAGATGAGCTATGA
- a CDS encoding uncharacterized protein (SECRETED:SignalP(1-17)), whose protein sequence is MKTSAFATTVFASLAAAASPYWYITELQSLDTTSSTGESTLQFTFEDASTSLVTNCSFVNVPGSGRPVTVLTATPCENPQVRYTYIKTSQKTGQVNITLQHLNAAGNLQGNQYGLGIADLACQEAQGETTCFAANTEIIPGPETGA, encoded by the exons ATGAAGACTTCTGCTTTCGCCACGACTGTTTTTGCTAgcctggctgcggctgcctCCCCCTACTGGTACATCACCGAGCTTCAATCCCTCGATACCACTTCCTCCACGGGAGAGAGCACTCTTCAATTTACATTTGAAGATGCAAGCACTTCATTGGTTACGAATTGCTCATTTGTCAATGTCCCAGGATCTGGCCGCCCAGTCACCGTGTTGACTGCCACACCCTGCGAAAACCCGCAGGTGAGATATACTTATATCAAAACCAGCCAAAAGACTGGACAGGTCAACATCACCCTTCAGCATCTCAACGCAGC TGGCAACCTCCAAGGAAACCAGTACGGACTTGGAATCGCCGACCTCGCTTgccaagaagcacaaggcGAAACAACCTGTTTTGCCGCGAACACTGAGATTATTCCTGGCCCTGAAACCGGCGCTTAA
- a CDS encoding uncharacterized protein (EggNog:ENOG41~CAZy:AA7) has product MRHPITAQQVKELAAQLDASTRLLTAADGDDYEKIISRWADNAVKRAGAVAVPVSYEEVSKLVKFASNNKLDLAVRGGGHSTGGTSSTEGGLTIDLSGMRAVKVDKDSKLIVAQGGALWEDVDNAAFEKGLATVGGTVNHTGIGGLTLGGGLGWLSGLYGTVVDNLVAAKIVVADGRVLSVSENENTDLFWAIRGAGHNFGVAVEFTFRAYDQTNDVYAGGLVFTPDKLTLLVDGFNTRMKTPNPQATGMFLFAKPPSMPVAVVVANVFYNGDEAAAREYFKFLFDLEPVAVTAKMMPYNHLNALLNPLTTHGRRKALKAVTVTHHIDAAFVQELYNDYAQQVEKNPDMSASILGIEIHDTSKIQSVPLEATAFSNRGSYRPGIVGLEWTDPTMDEENRAWGRMIQAKCRQAVIDSKEFTEDTKTSLEYANYVEPGDLITDTPFGGNQQRLGMLKHKYDPDFMFNKTNPITPLRTELN; this is encoded by the exons ATGAGACACCCAATCACAGCGCAGCAGGTAAAGGAGCTTGCCGCTCAGCTAGATGCTTCTACTCGACTGCTCACCGCcgcagatggcgatgattaTGAAAAGATAATTTCGCGTTGGGCAGATAACGCGGTGAAACGTGCT GGTGCTGTCGCCGTTCCAGTGTCATATGAAGAAGTATCCAAGCTGGTCAAGTTCGCATCCAATAATAAGCTTGATCTTGCTGTGAGGGGTGGTGGCCATTCTACAGGAGGAACTAGCTCTACCGAAGGCGGGTTGACCATTGATCTCTCAGGGATGCGTGCCGTGAAGGTTGACAAAGACTCAAAATTGATCGTTGCTCAAGGCGGTGCCCTCTGGGAAGACGTCGACAATGCCGCTTTCGAAAAAGGCCTGGCAACCGTAGGTGGGACTGTGAATCATACAGGCATCGGCGGCTTAAcgcttggcggcggcctgggCTGGCTCTCGGGCTTATACGGCACTGTTGTTGACAATCTCGTTGCAGCCAAGATTGTCGTTGCTGATGGACGCGTCCTTTCGGTTTCAGAAAATGAGAATACTGATCTATTCTGGGCAATACGCGGTGCGGGCCACAACTTTGGCGTTGCAGTTGAATTCACCTTTCGAGCATACGACCAAACAAACGACGTATATGCTGGTGGCTTGGTGTTTACCCCTGATAAACTGACTCTTCTCGTGGACGGATTTAATACCAGGATGAAAACTCCAAACCCCCAGGCTACGGGCATGTTTCTCTTTGCAAAGCCTCCCAGCATGCCTGTTGCTGTGGTTGTCGCCAATGTATTCTACAACGgtgatgaagctgcagcaCGGGAATATTTCAAATTCTTATTCGACTTGGAGCCTGTTGCCGTCACCGCGAAGATGATGCCCTATAACCATCTCAATGCGCTATTGAATCCTCTAACCACGCATGGCCGCCGCAAAGCCTTGAAAGCAGTCACGGTTACACACCACATAGATGCCGCGTTTGTGCAGGAACTTTACAACGACTATGCGCAGCAGGTGGAGAAAAATCCCGACATGTCCGCTTCCATCTTGGGTATAGAGATCCATGACACTTCCAAAATCCAAAGCGTACCTTTGGAGGCGACGGCATTTTCCAATCGGGGGTCATATAGGCCCGGTATTGTCGGTTTGGAGTGGACTGACCCTACGATGGATGAGGAGAACAGAGCCTGGGGTCGAATGATTCAGGCCAAGTGTCGACAAGCCGTTATCGACAGCAAGGAATTTACTGAAGATACTAAAACCTCATTGGAATATGCCAACTATGTCGAAC CTGGCGATCTTATAACTGATACGCCCTTCGGTGGCAATCAGCAACGACTGGGCATGTTGAAACATAAATACGACCCCGATTTCATGTTTAACAAAACAAATCCCATTACACCACTACGTACCGAGCTCAACTAA
- a CDS encoding uncharacterized protein (EggNog:ENOG41~SECRETED:SignalP(1-18)) — protein MQLTILGLLALAIGPAAAIDGLDFEIFFTGDGSPAAQHCGGDSIQAFNETVTNNGCESWRFAYGDAVRLVSGQVIPASLQTNDEQTCTLYWVQEINGINSQTCADTILATTAELTDECYVAPVGVYGLNVVCEQN, from the exons ATGCAACTCACTATCTTGGGT CTTCTCGCTCTGGCCATTGGCCCCGCCGCTGCTATCGACGGACTCGACTTTGAGATATTCTTCACCGGAGACGGAAGCCCCGCCGCCCAGCACTGCGGAGGAGACAGCATCCAGGCCTTTAACGAGACGGTGACCAATAACGGATGCGAATCGTGGCGGTTTGCGTACGGAGATGCTGTGAGATTGGTGTCTGGACAGGTCATCCCCGCGTCTCTGCAGACCAACGACGAGCAGACGTGCACTCTATACTGGGTGCAGGAGATTAACGGCATCAACTCGCAGACCTGCGCGGATACTATTTTGGCCACTACGGCTGAATTGACTGATGAGTGCTATGTTGCGCCGGTAGGGGTTTATGGGCTGAATGTTGTGTGTGAGCAGAATTGA
- a CDS encoding uncharacterized protein (EggNog:ENOG41), which translates to MADFREISGNTIGNNAIIVQGDLNTTDAGSFLNKISKTDPYYDKERILETKGPFLHESFSWILDHEGFKKWRYTTESGVLWIKGDPGKGKTMLLCGIIEDLEKHPGPNTNLGYFFCQATDSRINSATSVVAGLIVSLVNTRGHDKQHTALLGSLHKKYNDKLHQLEGPNAWAVLCDIFETVIKDAAAPICIVDALDECKDNRKPLLNLIVDTSAHVKWLLSSRNVKDIERDLRKIESNRRLSLELKANAENISKSVDTYIDNSIQDIEALEDDHELQIQTAKTLKKKQTARSYGWLS; encoded by the exons ATGGCCGATTTTCGTGAAATTTCAGGAAACACAATTGGGAACAATGCAATCATCGTTCAGGGTGATTTGAACACTACTGATGCTG GCTCTTTTCTAAACAAAATTAGCAAAACGGACCCATATTACGACAAAGAGCGAATCTTGGAAACAAAGGGTCCCTTTCTACACGAATCCTTCAGTTGGATTCTCGATCATGAAGGCTTCAAGAAATGGCGCTACACTACGGAGAGTGGCGTACTTTGGATTAAAGGCGACccaggaaaaggcaaaacaaTGCTCCTCTGCGGTATTATTGAAGACTTGGAAAAGCATCCTGGACCAAACACCAACCTAGGCTATTTCTTCTGCCAAGCCACGGACTCGAGGATTAATTCTGCTACTTCGGTTGTGGCGGGGTTAATTGTATCGCTCGTCAATACAAGAG GGCATGATAAGCAACATACGGCACTTCTTGGATCTCTTCACAAAAAATATAATGATAAATTACATCAGCTTGAAGGACCTAACGCGTGGGCTGTTCTGTGCGATATATTTGAAACAGTCATCAAGGATGCAGCAGCCCCTATCTGTATTGTCGATGCTCTCGATGAATGCAAGGATAATCGCAAACCACTTCTAAACCTCATCGTTGATACAAGTGCCCACGTAAAGTGGCTGCTATCGAGTCGAAATGTTAAAGACATTGAACGAGATCTCCGAAAGATTGAATCCAATCGGAGACTAAGCCTAGAGCTAAAAGCGAATGCCGAAAACATCTCCAAATCTGTCGATACTTACATTGATAACTCTATCCAAGACATTGAAGCATTGGAAGATGATCATGAGCTTCAAATCCAGACAGCGAAAAcgcttaaaaaaaagcaaacggCACGTTCCTATGGGTGGCTCTCGTAA
- a CDS encoding uncharacterized protein (EggNog:ENOG41) → MVDCATTSNFPLGIEYQHYQMARTSLEAMCQTLKHDICDLKDPGSKLQDDHAQIPDQLRSVAYSCVYWVEHLVRGCSSEVITAEDLSKVDGILRSFLTVKYLCWLESLALLRSFEQRGVVAIEKLRNWAASSYGNKSGEYHLIDLKGDANYLSRFISDAYDFFHSCKDYVKNWPLQLYYSAIVFENESSAIYKTFRQPIQARFGNSRLTILKTPRTHFSLRHNISVQDDVDKLVYSWDSSALCVLSGSSYSNSRTIVVYRTDTMVQTVERRIDNNGRYHVSFLPDSKHLISVSSTGIVQTWAIDDSTQMQRRSLNLNVSKLQTDYPYGEVPQEQVISLSPRGDLAASTCLTSSGHDVSLVKIWTTETCACACQIDLMRTPTKHKNLHAIFAPNSTLIALIHRRKNDARIYSAQTGEEMKHIQAPNAKSVAYKKCSKFSQDSALLALVHEKSYMNKNTDICLWCSKTWTMTRRIKLDTWIYDIDLSPDASLFVVASDGISIVGSTGTGQQLLYIATGGSTETILFSPNWPNSSLLASAHSGKVRIWRADARGTSTELHNTAYPPSSVTISPKSEYVAAQSLGGCINIWSGDTGESVQVLKGGGRSKGWPVFSPNSEFIACEDEGQTDVRIWCVDTGKSIHKLQGPNQPRGSLQRLHKVFSGDSKYLFIAYKNWEVKVWCVDSGKCVSETDGRVFWSPFVISPAGLATSRDSKYLAAAGGSWNWEVRIWDWRASHRVSTFSRPHEDFQRGNISPYNHKIESVAFSSDATALAVICRIGDSKYEVQIWKVSAGIRLARVAAGESYSLPLFNPITNQILTDRAIFCKTSSWDCWDKVLQLPRRRYSMSQDSWLCCNGEKLFFIPQTPQLMRAEPQSEAVSDLLLAYSTPMREIMIIRPPSF, encoded by the coding sequence ATGGTGGATTGTGCCACTACAAGCAATTTCCCTTTAGGAATCGAGTACCAGCATTATCAAATGGCTAGAACTTCACTGGAGGCAATGTGCCAAACCCTTAAGCACGACATATGCGATTTGAAAGATCCTGGAAGCAAACTACAAGATGACCATGCGCAAATTCCTGATCAGTTGAGGTCAGTAGCATACTCTTGCGTATATTGGGTCGAGCATCTAGTTCGAGGATGCAGCTCTGAAGTAATCACAGCTGAAGACCTCTCTAAAGTTGATGGTATTCTTCGTTCGTTTCTAACAGTCAAATACCTATGCTGGCTAGAATCTTTGGCTCTCTTACGTAGCTTTGAGCAGCGCGGGGTAGTGGCCATCGAGAAGCTGAGAAATTGGGCTGCCAGTTCTTACGGAAACAAGTCTGGTGAATACCATCTTATCGATTTGAAAGGAGATGCGAATTATCTCAGCAGATTCATTAGCGATGCCTATGATTTTTTCCATTCCTGCAAAGATTACGTGAAGAACTGGCCTCTACAGCTGTACTATTCAGCGATTGTTTTTGAAAATGAGTCCAGTGCAATTTACAAGACCTTCCGGCAACCTATACAAGCTCGCTTTGGGAACAGCCGCCTTACCATACTAAAAACGCCAAGAACGCATTTCTCTCTACGGCATAATATTTCTGTCCAAGATGATGTCGACAAGCTAGTTTATTCCTGGGATTCATCCGCACTCTGTGTGTTGAGCGGTTCTTCTTACTCGAACAGTCGTACCATCGTGGTCTACAGAACAGATACCATGGTACAAACAGTTGAACGGAGAATAGACAACAACGGCCGTTATCATGTCTCCTTTTTGCCCGATTCTAAACACTTGATTTCAGTTTCTTCTACTGGCATCGTGCAAACCTGGGCCATTGATGACAGTACCCAAATGCAACGGCGTTCTTTAAACCTTAACGTGAGCAAATTGCAGACTGATTACCCATACGGGGAGGTCCCCCAGGAACAGGTGATCAGTCTGTCACCCCGTGGAGATCTGGCAGCATCGACTTGTCTCACAAGCTCCGGTCATGACGTGAGCTTAGTGAAGATTTGGACGACAGAAACTTGTGCTTGCGCGTGTCAGATAGATCTGATGCGTACACCTACTAAGCACAAGAATTTGCATGCAATTTTTGCACCCAATTCTACGCTAATAGCCTTGATACACAGACGCAAAAATGATGCTAGAATCTACTCTGCCCAGACaggagaagagatgaagcatATTCAGGCTCCCAACGCTAAGTCAGTTGCTTATAAGAAATGCTCGAAATTTTCGCAAGACTCAGCATTGTTGGCCTTGGTACATGAAAAGAGTTATATGAATAAGAACACAGATATTTGTCTCTGGTGTTCTAAGACATGGACGATGACACGCCGGATTAAACTAGACACTTGGATATACGACATTGATTTATCGCCCGACGCATCACTGTTTGTAGTGGCCTCGGACGGGATTTCGATTGTGGGCAGTACTGGAACAGGACAGCAGCTATTATATATAGCAACTGGCGGGTCGACAGAAACTATCTTATTCTCTCCTAATTGGCCAAACTCTTCACTTTTAGCATCTGCCCACTCCGGTAAGGTTCGAATATGGAGAGCTGATGCAAGAGGTACCTCCACTGAATTGCACAATACTGCTTACCCTCCCTCGTCCGTAACTATATCGCCCAAGTCGGAATACGTCGCAGCACAGAGTCTCGGAGGATGCATCAATATATGGAGCGGAGACACCGGCGAGAGTGTTCAGGTGCTCAAAGGAGGAGGTCGCAGCAAAGGCTGGCCTGTCTTTTCACCCAACTCAGAATTCATTGCCTGTGAAGATGAGGGTCAAACTGATGTTCGAATATGGTGTGTCGACACTGGAAAGTCCATTCACAAACTTCAAGGCCCGAACCAACCGAGGGGGAGCTTACAGCGCCTCCATAAAGTCTTTTCGGGCGATTCGAAATACCtatttatagcttataaaaatTGGGAGGTAAAGGTTTGGTGCGTGGATTCAGGCAAATGCGTATCTGAAACGGATGGAAGGGTATTTTGGAGCCCTTTTGTTATCTCTCCCGCGGGGCTGGCGACTTCTCGCGACTCGAAATatcttgctgcagctggtggCAGCTGGAACTGGGAAGTGCGCATCTGGGATTGGCGCGCGAGTCACCGCGTCTCCACGTTTTCACGACCGCACGAAGATTTCCAACGGGGCAATATTTCGCCTTACAATCATAAGATTGAAAGCGTTGCTTTTTCCTCCGATGCTACAGCTTTAGCAGTCATTTGCAGAATTGGCGATAGTAAATATGAGGTCCAGATCTGGAAAGTCTCCGCTGGCATTCGCCTAGCCCGTGTCGCAGCTGGGGAAAGTTACAGCCTGCCGCTGTTTAACCCAATCACGAACCAAATACTCACAGATCGTGCTATTTTCTGTAAAACGTCTTCGTGGGACTGCTGGGACAAAgttctccagcttccacGACGGAGATACTCTATGAGTCAGGACTCTTGGTTATGTTGTAATGGAGaaaagctcttcttcattccaCAAACTCCCCAACTAATGCGTGCTGAACCGCAGAGTGAGGCAGTGTCAGACTTACTGCTAGCTTATTCAACTCCTATGAGGGAGATTATGATTATTCGGCCTCCTAGCTTCTGA
- a CDS encoding uncharacterized protein (EggNog:ENOG41~SECRETED:SignalP(1-21)) — protein MFSYIVGLFAILVLVANPISQYLFPQISRTKTSLSPRPQLNESLLAIDVANASVPDCPADAYGARILSREPLVVYLEGFLSESERKHLLEISEPIFEPSTITDDSSSTHRDSTIRDSAVALLPRTDIVRCIEARAKAFQGWRRDLWIERLRTQRYVAGGHYNHHFDWSRNANGWGRVSSFMAWIDAADGLEGGGTEFPLLETITEGNRSKWCELVECEDEGAMNDDGQRDQKKLGDDEEEAGGKGTTFRVIPGNAVYWENFASDGRGYDETWHAGLPVKKGVKVGLNIWSFGRIE, from the exons ATGTTTTCATACATCGTCGGCCTATTCGCCATCCTTGTCCTCGTCGCAAACCCGATAAGCCAATACTTGTTTCCCCAGATCTCTCGTACGAAGACCTCGCTGTCACCAAGGCCGCAGCTAAATGAATCGCTGCTGGCCATAGATGTAGCGAATGCGAGCGTGCCGGATTGTCCTGCTGACGCGTATGGCGCGCGGATTTTGAGCCGGGAGCCTCTGGTTGTGTATTTGGAAGGGTTTTtgagtgagagtgagaggAAGCATTTGCTTGAGATTAG CGAGCCCATATTTGAACCGTCAACTATCACTGATGACTCTAGCTCTACGCATCGTGACAGTACTATCCGAGACTCCGCTGTTGCTCTTTTGCCGCGGACAGACATTGTTCGCTGCATCGAGGCTCGCGCAAAGGCTTTCCAGGGCTGGCGACGAGATTTGTGGATTGAGCGCCTCCGAACTCAGCGATATGTCGCTGGTGGGCACTATAACCATCACTTTGACTGGAGCCGCAATGCAAACGGGTGGGGTCGAGTGAGCAGCTTCATGGCCTGGATTGATGCCGCAGACGGATTGGAAGGCGGAGGAACAGAATTCCCATTGTTGGAAACTATTACGGAGGGCAATAGGTCGAAGTGGTGTGAGTTGGTCGAATGCGAGGACGAGGGGGCTATGAATGATGATGGCCAAAGAGATCAGAAGaagcttggtgatgatgaagaagaagctggtggaAAGGGGACGACTTTTCGAGTTATTCCTGGAAATGCGGTGTATTGGGAGAATTTTGCATCCGATGGCAGGGGATATGATGAGACGTGGCATGCTGGTTTGCCGGTGAAGAAAGGAGTCAAAGTCGGACTGAACATTTGGAGTTTTGGACGGATCGAATAA
- a CDS encoding uncharacterized protein (EggNog:ENOG41): MSSTDAVTQADASEASMQGTEPLACVSCRARKLKCDRTKPACTRCVKVNNECVYPESRRKPTFKRRNVKELEARLAQVEEYLKEVNRGGHDDGAIMLDEPDINLGDLPFPADNISQANTSSTASDPNLSFDIPNFAGQEDGTGTFMNGQLMGLGMSETLPPFEVIEELHNVYFSTHYHFLPIIHSGRYYQSFYGPPTRKPPMCLQYGIWAYSASGHAKYDQYAEAFYKRARQYIEADEMRSDGEHFVTVNHAQAWAIIASYEAKTMLFTRASMSASRYVRLVQMLGLDRLDREGDDIPPTLGPISNWTELEERRRVFWGAFAIDAHASMATGWANMIKSEDVMTRLPASEEAFVSGNEEKTVFLEEVFTGAPFESFSGAIVICEVFKIILRHVHGAKPSDHADDLLNGQYWKRHRDLDNKLSSLFMFLPEKFRLPQRIGDPAAVHANLNLHASIICLHHAAIETAEKYGFNENIKQSSLCRLRAAAEEIVNIIKMTSHHTSFFKTQLCALSLYCATTVYVYLAKDDPVAGVTPIDVSNLEIIINAMEAIGRIHMVTTAFLQQACLDIERNGLTSSLKLPSLSKYRDLFGGPASSIPLLARSSISKHTEMSPPLPGRLPLGMPKGNRRPAGLRMSKPLSSLTGVQPEMHHTTDCFNAILGAVTRNVAPKQSAPVSNKRRRVAVSPVPESVMTGNSKESGTSAARNFRYNLSGGRADTSTHHLWPQGGYGVEYSRCCRPDFCTSGPHHFIRVITSTTRNRALFR; the protein is encoded by the exons ATGTCGTCGACCGATGCCGTGACCCAGGCCGACGCCTCCGAGGCGTCTATGCAGGGCACAGAACCCCTTGCCTGCGTCTCGTGCCGGGCGAGGAAGCTCAAGTGTGACCGAACGAAGCCTGCCTGTACTCGCTGCGTCAAAGTAAACAACGAATGTGTGTATCCCGAGTCACGGAGGAAGCCAACTTTCAAGCGGCGCAAtgtcaaggagctggaagcTCGATTAG CTCAAGTCGAAGAATACCTCAAAGAGGTCAATAGAGgaggccatgatgatggagccATCATGCTGGACGAGCCTGACATTAACCTGGGCGACCTTCCATTTCCCGCTGATAATATCAGCCAGGCCAACACTTCTAGCACCGCATCAGATCCAAATCTGTCCTTTGACATTCCAAACTTTGCTGGCCAAGAGGATGGTACTGGCACCTTTATGAATGGTCAGTTAATGGGGCTAGGCATGTCTGAGACACTGCCTCCCTTTGAGGTGATTGAGGAATT GCACAACGTCTACTTCTCGACACATTATCACTTTCTTCCCATTATTCACTCTGGCCGCTACTATCAGTCATTTTATGGACCGCCAACGAGAAAACCACCAATGTGTTTACAGTACGGAATCTGGGCATACTCTGCTAGCGGTCATGCCAAGTACGACCAGTATGCCGAAGCTTTCTACAAAAGAGCACGGCAGTACATAGAAGCGGATGAGATGAGA AGCGACGGCGAACATTTTGTTACAGTAAATCACGCTCAAGCATGGGCCATCATTGCCAGCTATGAGGCTAAAACGATGTTGTTCACAAGAGCATCCATGAGTGCCTCTCGCTATGTTCGGCTTGTCCAGATGCTTGGGCTGGATAGGCTTGATAGAGAAGGAGATGATATTCCCCCTACGCTCGGCCCGATTTCTAACTGGACAGAGCTCGAAGAGCGGAGGAGAGTTTTTTGGGGTGCATTCGCAATTGATGCACATGCGAGCATGGCAACGGGCTGGGCAAATATGATTAAATCTGAAGAT GTCATGACGCGCCTTCCAGCCTCCGAAGAAGCATTTGTGTCaggaaatgaagagaaaaccGTGTTTTTGGAAGAAGTATTTACGGGAGCGCCCTTTGAGAGCTTTTCTGGCGCCATTGTTATCTGCGAGGTCTTCAAGATTATCTTGCGACACGTGCACGGGGCAAAACCTTCTGATCACGCCGACGATCTGTTAAACGGCCAGTACTGGAAGCGCCACCGCGATCTCGACAATAAGCTATCGAGTCTTTTCATGTTTCTACCCGAGAAATTTCGCCTACCGCAAAGGATCGGAGACCCGGCTGCGGTGCATGCAAATCTGAATTTGCACGCTTCCATCATCTGCCTCCATCATGCTGCCATTGAGACTGCGGAGAAGTATGGCTTCAACGAAAACATTAAACAGAGCAGTCTATGCAGGCTAAGGGCTGCCGCCGAAGAGATTGTCAATATTATCAAAATGACGTCTCACCACACCTCATTTTTC AAAACTCAGCTTTGTGCGCTCTCCTTGTATTGCGCTACGACTGTATACGTTTATCTGGCCAAGGATGATCCTGTGGCTGGCGTGACTCCCATCGACGTTTCTAACCTGGAAATCATTATCAACGCAATGGAGGCTATTGGTCGCATTCACATGGTTACAACGGCCTTCCTACAGCAAGCGTGTCTTGATATCGAGCGAAATGGCTTGACGTCAAGTCTCAAACTGCCATCTCTATCGAAATATCGCGACCTTTTCGGCGGCCCGGCGTCCAGTATCCCTCTACTAGCTCGAAGCTCGATTTCGAAGCATACTGAGATGTCACCACCGTTGCCCGGAAGGCTGCCTCTTGGTATGCCTAAAGGAAATAGGCGGCCGGCTGGTTTGAGAATGAGCAAGCCCCTTAGCTCTCTTACAGGCGTCCAGCCGGAGATGCATCACACAACAGACTGCTTCAATGCTATTCTCGGCGCCGTTACCCGAAACGTGGCGCCAAAACAGTCCGCTCCTGTTAGCAACAAGCGGAGGCGTGTAGCTGTAAGCCCTGTGCCAGAGTCGGTCATGACGGGTAACTCTAAGGAATCTGGGACATCGGCGGCCAGGAACTTCCGCTACAACCTCAGTGGGGGACGTGCAGATACCTCTACACACCATCTATGGCCTCAGGGGGGATATGGAGTTGAATATTCAAGGTGTTGTCGACCCGATTTTTGCACTTCCGGACCGCACCACTTCATCAGAGTCATCACCAGCACAACGCGGAACAGAGCCCTTTTCAGGTAG